A part of Actinomycetota bacterium genomic DNA contains:
- a CDS encoding type 1 glutamine amidotransferase encodes MQNVWFEGPGTIADWASARGHSFEVARPFDTAAPHPGEFDLLVIMGGSINIYQEQEHPFLAEEKQLVSSAIEDGKRVLGVCLGAQLVADVLGGPVTRGAQPEIGWYPVKLTEEGEASAVLGRLPKEFAALHWHGDAFAIPPGAIRLASSAACENQAFEYDGGRVIGLQFHLETTREGLSTLVDNARTELVEGEWIASAKKLLAPDAPFAASRELLFTVLDSMASARFGEG; translated from the coding sequence ATGCAGAACGTCTGGTTCGAAGGCCCTGGCACCATCGCCGATTGGGCGTCCGCGCGCGGCCATTCCTTCGAGGTGGCACGACCCTTCGACACGGCAGCACCACACCCGGGCGAATTCGATCTCCTTGTCATCATGGGTGGATCGATTAACATCTATCAGGAGCAGGAACACCCGTTCCTCGCCGAGGAGAAGCAGCTGGTATCCTCGGCAATCGAGGACGGCAAGCGTGTGCTGGGGGTGTGCCTTGGCGCACAGCTTGTGGCGGACGTACTGGGCGGGCCGGTCACACGTGGCGCGCAGCCGGAGATCGGCTGGTATCCCGTCAAGCTCACTGAGGAGGGAGAGGCCAGTGCGGTCCTTGGCAGATTGCCGAAGGAGTTCGCGGCGCTACATTGGCACGGCGACGCGTTCGCGATCCCGCCCGGGGCGATCCGGCTTGCGTCGAGCGCTGCCTGCGAGAACCAGGCGTTCGAGTACGACGGAGGCAGGGTCATCGGGCTGCAGTTCCATCTCGAGACTACGCGAGAGGGCCTGAGCACGTTGGTCGACAACGCGCGCACTGAACTGGTCGAAGGCGAGTGGATCGCATCCGCCAAGAAGCTGCTCGCTCCGGACGCCCCCTTCGCGGCGTCCCGGGAGCTGCTGTTCACCGTTCTTGACAGCATGGCGAGTGCGCGCTTCGGCGAAGGGTAA
- a CDS encoding carboxypeptidase regulatory-like domain-containing protein, with product MAEMMTSSDGAFVLSDVPAGVYKLAMLDVTWRYVSGYLGGSTFESASDVVVAVGGTTNVGTVDIAAWCYVNGDLYDWTGSEPVFGATVRAYAQAGEGWDVVASTRTADNGGWSIRLPEGVYRIGYESPSDASVVYHPAADTIDSARDIVVTRAGVWLSARLLSPEAPLSGSVTIRDNGTGVQGIRIDLSPVEGGADISTTTDEHGFFSEDVSPGSYRYEAACPDGGFAFVSGMTVVAVGAGTVIVGPEGASLDFVVVPVAMLRGTISDKLTGAPVVRSEVELIQSPGATLHPEGMTAATDSDGAFEIKSLPAGSYTVRATVPDSDVDWYLGDVRSVHDATWFSVTS from the coding sequence ATGGCAGAGATGATGACCTCAAGTGACGGGGCGTTCGTGTTGAGTGACGTGCCGGCGGGCGTGTACAAACTGGCCATGCTGGATGTGACGTGGCGGTACGTTAGCGGCTACCTGGGAGGGAGCACATTCGAGAGCGCGAGTGACGTGGTTGTTGCCGTCGGCGGAACTACGAACGTCGGAACAGTCGATATTGCTGCCTGGTGCTACGTGAACGGCGACCTGTACGACTGGACCGGCAGTGAGCCCGTATTTGGAGCCACAGTCCGGGCGTACGCCCAGGCCGGTGAAGGGTGGGACGTTGTAGCGTCGACCAGGACCGCCGACAACGGCGGGTGGTCCATTCGCCTTCCTGAGGGTGTCTATCGGATCGGCTACGAGTCTCCGTCCGACGCGTCCGTCGTGTATCACCCTGCGGCAGACACCATCGATTCTGCCCGAGACATCGTCGTGACGCGCGCCGGAGTATGGCTGTCGGCACGGCTCCTCTCGCCAGAGGCGCCGCTCTCTGGGTCCGTGACAATACGGGACAACGGCACAGGCGTCCAGGGAATCCGTATCGACCTCTCGCCAGTTGAAGGCGGGGCGGATATCTCGACGACCACCGATGAGCATGGTTTCTTCTCGGAGGACGTGAGTCCCGGTTCGTATAGGTACGAAGCGGCCTGCCCCGATGGCGGATTCGCGTTCGTCTCCGGAATGACCGTGGTGGCGGTTGGTGCGGGTACGGTCATCGTGGGCCCGGAGGGTGCATCCCTCGACTTCGTGGTGGTACCGGTAGCGATGCTGCGGGGCACGATCTCGGACAAGCTCACGGGCGCTCCGGTAGTGCGATCCGAGGTCGAGCTCATTCAGTCGCCAGGGGCGACGCTGCACCCGGAGGGCATGACGGCGGCGACCGATTCCGACGGCGCCTTCGAGATCAAGAGTCTGCCCGCTGGTTCGTATACAGTGCGGGCGACGGTTCCGGATAGCGATGTTGACTGGTATCTGGGTGATGTCAGAAGCGTTCACGATGCGACCTGGTTCAGCGTGACCTCGTAG